One genomic segment of Salinigranum rubrum includes these proteins:
- a CDS encoding metallophosphoesterase family protein, translating to MRTAAGSAVGPVFARLASPRPDTPTRLFVAADAHVSPTASGTWKVFHRSETRLRTAVDVANDLAVDACVFVGDLTRDGHEREYAAADAVLSELSVPFVAVPGNHDVPKRWDDYVAPSAAAFGERYGFGQYPFHVTVGGLDLLCLDTASAGGRLTETHEGEVSAATLDWLRRRVDEADHPVVAMHHMLFHPRDHVGSFPDGDFYRLRNHAPLREALTDRGDVLTLSGHIHLPSTTARDGVRELVAPSTCSFPPSGLLLESGPQGTTVRLVPLAGGQGMTEAYIRADAGNAHGQGIAAHADDGLFTVLPQVDERVDVVGADVPGALRWR from the coding sequence ATGAGGACGGCCGCCGGTTCCGCCGTCGGTCCGGTGTTCGCGCGGTTGGCATCCCCGCGCCCGGACACGCCGACGCGGCTGTTCGTCGCCGCCGACGCACACGTGTCGCCGACGGCGTCGGGAACGTGGAAGGTGTTCCACCGGTCCGAGACCCGCCTCCGAACCGCCGTCGACGTCGCCAATGACCTCGCGGTCGACGCATGCGTGTTCGTGGGCGACCTGACCCGCGACGGCCACGAGCGCGAGTACGCGGCGGCCGACGCCGTGCTCTCCGAGCTTTCGGTTCCGTTCGTCGCCGTCCCGGGCAACCACGACGTGCCGAAGAGATGGGACGACTACGTCGCCCCGAGCGCGGCGGCGTTCGGCGAGCGCTACGGGTTCGGCCAGTACCCGTTCCACGTGACGGTCGGCGGCCTCGACCTCCTCTGTCTCGACACGGCGAGCGCCGGCGGCCGCCTCACCGAGACGCACGAGGGGGAGGTGAGCGCCGCGACGCTCGACTGGCTCCGCCGACGGGTCGACGAGGCCGACCATCCCGTCGTGGCGATGCACCACATGCTCTTTCACCCCCGCGACCACGTCGGTTCCTTCCCCGACGGCGACTTCTACCGACTCCGGAACCACGCCCCTCTCCGCGAGGCCCTCACTGACCGCGGCGACGTGCTGACGCTCTCGGGTCACATCCATCTCCCCTCGACGACCGCACGCGACGGGGTCCGCGAACTCGTCGCGCCGTCGACCTGTTCGTTCCCTCCGTCCGGACTGCTCCTCGAATCGGGGCCGCAGGGGACGACGGTGCGCCTCGTTCCGCTCGCGGGAGGGCAGGGAATGACGGAGGCGTACATCCGCGCCGACGCCGGCAACGCCCACGGCCAGGGGATCGCTGCCCACGCCGACGACGGACTG
- a CDS encoding transporter, with amino-acid sequence MALVDTALATVHLLVGALWVGSVVFFAGVVLPAARAGELNAGPLESIGRSLTRGSRLAALVMFLTGGHLTGTRYTVARLTGTTNGNLVVAMLLLWLVLTALVEVGSSRLRDGVSQRKVREPAANALGFFRGAAAVGVLLFLTAGALVA; translated from the coding sequence ATGGCTCTCGTCGATACGGCGCTCGCGACGGTTCACCTCCTCGTCGGAGCGCTCTGGGTCGGAAGCGTCGTCTTCTTCGCCGGTGTCGTCCTCCCCGCCGCCCGGGCCGGGGAGTTGAACGCCGGTCCGCTGGAATCGATAGGCCGCTCGTTAACGCGCGGGTCGCGGCTCGCTGCCCTGGTGATGTTCCTCACCGGCGGACACCTCACCGGGACCAGATACACCGTCGCGCGACTCACCGGGACCACGAACGGCAATCTCGTCGTGGCGATGCTCCTCCTCTGGCTCGTGCTCACGGCGCTGGTCGAAGTCGGGAGCAGCCGCCTCCGCGACGGCGTCAGTCAGCGGAAGGTCCGCGAACCGGCCGCGAACGCCCTCGGGTTCTTCCGCGGCGCCGCCGCCGTCGGCGTGCTCCTGTTCCTGACCGCGGGCGCTCTCGTCGCCTGA
- a CDS encoding YqjF family protein gives MRTHLLSVRVRDGRFAHWPADPAVVDAHLPAGVGVATYDERAWLGVVAFVMEDIRPRGSRVGRTFPEVNLRTYVTRGEESGVYFFSLDADDRLSVSAARSAVRAPVLPRADGRRPRGRPPQTAERTRPPGRAPRTPERLYGRDDDSFVPEPGSLPAFLTENDRFYARGTCSTRSTRLYRDDIAHEPWRLVPADATVHEESLFRAAGFESPTGEPLVHVAEPLDVTAGSLATAEE, from the coding sequence ATGCGCACGCACCTGCTCTCGGTGCGGGTGCGCGACGGGCGGTTCGCACACTGGCCCGCCGACCCGGCCGTCGTGGACGCTCACCTGCCGGCGGGCGTCGGTGTCGCCACGTACGACGAGCGGGCGTGGCTCGGCGTCGTCGCGTTCGTGATGGAGGACATCCGGCCGCGTGGCTCGCGCGTCGGACGGACGTTTCCCGAAGTCAACCTCCGGACCTACGTCACGCGGGGCGAGGAGTCGGGCGTCTACTTCTTCAGTCTCGACGCGGACGACCGCCTGTCGGTCTCGGCGGCACGGTCCGCTGTACGCGCTCCCGTACTACCGCGCGCGGATGGCCGTCGGCCGCGAGGACGACCGCCTCAGACTGCGGAGCGAACGCGACCACCCGGGCGAGCCCCGCGCACGCCTGAACGCCTCTATGGGCGCGACGACGACTCGTTCGTCCCCGAACCGGGGTCGCTCCCCGCCTTTCTCACCGAGAACGACCGGTTTTACGCCCGCGGTACCTGCAGCACCCGCAGCACCCGCCTCTACCGCGACGACATCGCGCACGAGCCGTGGCGACTCGTGCCCGCCGACGCGACTGTCCACGAGGAGTCGCTGTTCCGCGCGGCGGGGTTCGAGTCGCCGACCGGGGAACCGCTCGTCCACGTCGCCGAACCGCTCGACGTGACCGCAGGGTCGCTCGCCACGGCGGAGGAGTGA
- a CDS encoding macro domain-containing protein has protein sequence MQFTVVQGDIAAQSADALVNAAGTSLQMGSGVAGALRRAGGRELNEAAVAKGPVDLGAVAVTDAYDLDADYVVHAAAMPHYGDGQATAESIRDATRNALAAADERGCESLVVPALGCGVAGFDLREGARIICEVVDASDPNSLSDVRVIAYSDEEYETIEEVARAVRDRE, from the coding sequence ATGCAGTTCACTGTCGTCCAGGGAGACATCGCCGCACAGTCCGCCGACGCGCTCGTCAACGCGGCCGGCACCAGCCTCCAGATGGGGTCGGGCGTCGCCGGCGCGCTCCGCCGGGCGGGGGGTCGTGAACTCAACGAGGCGGCCGTCGCGAAGGGACCGGTCGACCTCGGTGCGGTGGCCGTCACCGACGCGTACGACCTCGACGCCGACTACGTCGTCCACGCGGCCGCGATGCCACACTACGGCGACGGACAGGCGACGGCCGAGAGTATCCGCGATGCGACGCGGAACGCGCTCGCCGCCGCCGACGAGCGCGGCTGTGAATCGCTCGTCGTCCCCGCGCTCGGCTGTGGGGTCGCGGGCTTCGACCTCAGGGAGGGCGCCCGCATCATCTGCGAGGTCGTCGACGCCTCCGACCCGAACTCGCTCTCGGACGTGCGGGTCATCGCCTACAGCGACGAGGAGTACGAGACCATCGAGGAGGTCGCCCGGGCGGTTCGGGACCGGGAGTAG
- a CDS encoding beta-class carbonic anhydrase yields MLNESDHDHDHVHEHVDERVDDRDDWARRRRKGIPTDENLLVVACMDERIPVESALGLELGDAQIYRNAGGKVTDDVIRSAALTTNFFETEEIIVVNHTDCGMMSASDEDVVAGLEAQAGDLDDVDLDPSLPELNIGDAGVDEWVRMTDDIDEACAAQVAYLEDHDLVPDDVTVTGYVYEVESGELRRPGERIAEEISERRV; encoded by the coding sequence ATGCTCAACGAATCCGATCACGACCACGACCACGTACACGAGCACGTCGACGAGCGGGTCGACGACCGCGACGACTGGGCGCGCCGCCGTCGCAAGGGCATTCCGACCGACGAGAACCTCCTCGTCGTCGCCTGCATGGACGAGCGCATCCCCGTCGAATCCGCGCTGGGGCTCGAACTCGGGGACGCACAGATATACCGTAACGCCGGCGGGAAGGTGACCGACGACGTCATCCGCAGCGCCGCGCTGACGACGAACTTCTTCGAGACGGAGGAGATCATCGTCGTCAACCACACCGACTGCGGGATGATGAGCGCGAGCGACGAGGACGTCGTTGCCGGCCTCGAAGCGCAGGCGGGCGACCTCGACGACGTGGACCTCGACCCCTCCCTCCCCGAGTTGAACATCGGCGACGCCGGGGTCGACGAGTGGGTTCGCATGACAGACGACATCGACGAAGCCTGTGCCGCGCAGGTCGCGTATCTGGAGGACCACGACCTCGTCCCGGACGACGTCACGGTCACGGGCTACGTGTACGAGGTCGAGTCCGGCGAACTCCGCCGACCGGGCGAGCGTATCGCCGAGGAGATCAGCGAGCGACGGGTGTAG
- a CDS encoding oxidoreductase — protein MVRLEDPLDIGGLTVPNRLYRAPLLECAGNGAGAVDALVSHLEPAAAAGAGLLCQGATIVRGPGGCAAPNMTYVDDPDFVSRLSELTETVHDHGSTIAIQLEHGGLRSMETWHAGYRAEHPDYQQLAVSPLPPLLSLADRLGILSYDPVVMSTEEVYDLAADFGRAAGYAVDAGYDAVHVAGANMGIVHQFLSPFYNRRKDEFADGVRFLEVVHDEIRDRAGDVPLLTKVPAETEAPPGVPRLTSRETVHVCRRLADYGYDALVPVTGSVFWDASIVRGAFPEQAWRDDRFHDGYVEAFGGRLRAALVVLGNWLESFVYDFEPAWNAGICRAVRRTVDVPVLAEGGIRTRGEIDRLLGHSCDMVGMGRPFYAEPRLPARLLGSTPETSVVCASCNNCTVPQVTGVGGVCRTPDVLRKAGRLRRDGAYERPDECEGSPPSRE, from the coding sequence ATGGTCCGACTGGAGGACCCGCTCGACATCGGCGGCCTCACCGTCCCGAACCGCCTCTACCGCGCTCCGCTCCTAGAGTGTGCGGGAAACGGGGCCGGGGCCGTCGACGCGCTCGTCTCACACCTCGAACCCGCGGCGGCCGCGGGCGCGGGCCTGCTCTGTCAGGGTGCAACTATCGTCCGCGGGCCGGGCGGCTGTGCCGCCCCCAACATGACGTACGTCGACGATCCGGACTTCGTCTCGCGGCTCTCGGAACTCACGGAGACCGTCCACGACCACGGGTCGACCATCGCTATTCAACTGGAACACGGCGGCCTCCGGAGCATGGAGACGTGGCACGCCGGGTACCGTGCCGAACATCCCGACTACCAGCAGTTGGCCGTCTCCCCGCTTCCGCCCCTGCTCAGCCTCGCCGACCGGCTCGGCATCCTTTCGTACGACCCGGTCGTCATGTCTACGGAGGAGGTGTACGACCTCGCCGCGGACTTCGGCCGAGCAGCCGGCTACGCTGTCGACGCCGGGTACGACGCCGTCCACGTCGCCGGCGCGAACATGGGCATCGTCCACCAGTTCCTCTCGCCCTTCTACAACCGCCGCAAGGACGAGTTCGCCGACGGCGTGCGGTTCCTCGAAGTCGTTCACGACGAGATTCGTGACCGCGCCGGCGACGTCCCGCTCCTGACCAAGGTGCCCGCGGAGACGGAGGCACCGCCGGGCGTCCCCCGTCTCACTAGCCGGGAAACGGTTCACGTCTGCCGCCGGCTCGCCGACTACGGTTACGACGCGCTCGTCCCCGTCACCGGCTCCGTGTTCTGGGACGCGAGCATCGTTCGAGGGGCGTTCCCCGAACAGGCCTGGCGCGACGACCGATTCCACGACGGCTACGTCGAGGCGTTCGGCGGGCGGCTTCGGGCGGCGCTCGTCGTCCTCGGGAACTGGCTGGAGTCGTTCGTCTACGACTTCGAGCCCGCCTGGAACGCGGGCATCTGCCGTGCCGTGCGTCGCACGGTCGACGTGCCGGTCCTCGCGGAGGGAGGCATCCGGACGCGCGGGGAGATAGACCGTCTGCTCGGCCACTCGTGTGACATGGTCGGGATGGGCCGCCCGTTCTACGCCGAGCCGCGCCTCCCCGCGCGACTCCTCGGCTCGACGCCCGAGACGAGCGTCGTCTGTGCGAGCTGTAACAACTGTACCGTCCCGCAGGTGACCGGTGTCGGCGGGGTGTGTCGGACGCCCGACGTTCTCCGGAAGGCCGGTCGGCTGCGACGGGACGGCGCGTACGAGCGGCCGGATGAGTGCGAGGGATCGCCGCCGAGCCGAGAGTGA
- a CDS encoding winged helix-turn-helix domain-containing protein: MARNRSEEEPDELQSVLDALDDADARAIVRGLEQPMTASEISERCDIPLSTTYRKLDLLTDASLLKEGTAIRADGHHATTYEVSFEAVRVLLTEGREFEVEIEGGEQGPDERLADIWSKVRRET, encoded by the coding sequence ATGGCTCGCAACCGCTCGGAGGAGGAACCAGACGAGTTGCAGTCCGTCCTCGACGCGCTCGACGACGCGGACGCGAGAGCCATCGTTCGCGGGCTCGAACAGCCGATGACCGCGAGCGAGATCTCCGAGCGCTGTGACATCCCACTCTCGACGACGTACCGGAAGCTCGACCTCCTGACGGACGCGTCACTCCTCAAGGAGGGGACGGCCATCCGGGCCGACGGGCACCACGCGACCACGTACGAGGTTTCGTTCGAGGCCGTCCGCGTCCTGCTCACCGAGGGCAGGGAGTTCGAGGTCGAGATCGAAGGCGGCGAACAGGGTCCAGACGAGCGCCTCGCAGACATCTGGTCGAAGGTCCGGAGGGAAACGTAA
- a CDS encoding DUF7521 family protein — translation MVHTTASQTVVSLIIAVKTGILVLGGLITYFSLKAYRRTGDRSLRALGVGFGIITFGALVAGILDAILGVSFAVGVLVDAALTLLGFAVITYSLYSD, via the coding sequence ATGGTTCACACGACAGCCTCACAGACGGTCGTATCGCTCATCATCGCGGTGAAAACCGGCATTCTCGTCCTGGGTGGGCTCATCACCTACTTCAGCCTCAAGGCCTACCGCCGGACGGGCGACCGCTCGCTCCGCGCCCTGGGTGTCGGGTTCGGTATCATCACGTTCGGCGCTCTCGTCGCGGGCATCCTCGACGCCATTCTGGGTGTTTCGTTCGCCGTCGGCGTCCTCGTCGACGCGGCCCTGACGCTACTCGGATTCGCCGTCATCACCTACTCGCTGTACTCCGACTGA
- the trxA gene encoding thioredoxin: MSDSEELADIRRRKREELERRLQDGESESSESPEAPSTPQHIESANHLDEFVASNRVVLVDFYADWCGPCKMLEPTVERVARETPAAVAKVDIDSLQGLASQYQVRGVPTLLLFSGGAPVERVVGVRDYGTLASLVSEYAA, from the coding sequence ATGTCCGATTCGGAGGAACTGGCCGACATCAGACGACGGAAGCGGGAGGAACTCGAACGCCGGCTTCAGGACGGCGAATCCGAGTCGAGCGAGTCGCCGGAGGCGCCGTCGACACCACAGCACATCGAGAGCGCGAACCATCTCGACGAGTTCGTCGCCTCGAACCGAGTCGTTCTCGTCGACTTCTACGCCGACTGGTGTGGCCCGTGCAAGATGCTCGAACCGACCGTCGAGAGGGTCGCCCGCGAGACGCCCGCTGCGGTCGCGAAGGTCGACATCGACAGCCTCCAGGGGCTCGCCTCGCAGTACCAGGTCCGCGGCGTCCCGACCCTCCTGTTGTTCTCGGGTGGCGCGCCCGTCGAGCGCGTCGTCGGCGTCCGCGACTACGGGACGCTCGCCTCGCTCGTCTCGGAGTACGCCGCCTGA
- a CDS encoding AMP phosphorylase: protein MQFAVEPVDIASRSPTVLLNESDAADLGVHPLDRVHLDHAGGTTVGIVELTDQLVPPGVVGTTRRLDTISGPVDVSLAPTPASVRYIRKKLDDIELERHEFERIVDDITDDRLADVELGAYVAGVYTNGLSLQETLSLTEEMTAAGEVISWDPSVVADKHSIGGVPGNRVTPVLVPLVASAGLTMPKTSSRAVTSAAGTADTMEVFCDVSFSRAEVERIVDEAGACIVWGGAVNLSPVDDKIIRAETPLSLDPPGQLIASVLSKKKSAGSTHVVVDIPYGEGAKMESLAEAREFAVDVRRVGEHIGLTVECAITLGSQPIGSGVGPTLEARDVLETLDGAGPADLRLKSIRLADVLFECCGVDADAAALLDSGAARERFRRIVDAQGGDPEVSPGDLEVGRHTRVVHADRAGIVTHIDNRLVNDVARRAGAPRDHGAGIDLHCRVGDTVETGEPLCTVHAEVSAKLEDASSLVDRTEMIRVRGARETLVERV, encoded by the coding sequence ATGCAGTTCGCCGTCGAACCGGTCGACATCGCCTCCCGGTCGCCGACCGTCCTGTTGAACGAGAGCGACGCGGCCGACCTCGGCGTGCACCCGCTCGACCGCGTCCATCTCGACCACGCGGGCGGGACGACCGTCGGCATCGTCGAACTCACGGACCAGCTCGTCCCGCCGGGCGTCGTCGGAACGACCCGACGACTCGACACCATCTCCGGCCCGGTCGACGTCTCGCTGGCCCCGACGCCGGCGTCGGTGCGGTACATCCGCAAGAAGCTCGACGACATCGAACTCGAGCGCCACGAGTTCGAACGCATCGTCGACGACATCACCGACGACCGACTCGCGGACGTCGAACTGGGCGCGTACGTCGCCGGCGTCTACACGAACGGCCTCTCGCTGCAGGAGACGCTCTCGCTCACCGAGGAGATGACCGCGGCCGGCGAGGTCATCTCCTGGGACCCCAGCGTCGTCGCCGACAAACACTCCATCGGCGGGGTACCCGGCAACCGCGTCACCCCCGTCCTGGTTCCGCTCGTCGCCAGCGCGGGACTCACGATGCCGAAGACGTCGTCGCGTGCGGTGACCTCGGCGGCGGGCACCGCCGACACGATGGAGGTGTTCTGCGACGTCTCCTTCTCGCGCGCGGAGGTCGAACGCATCGTCGACGAGGCCGGCGCGTGCATCGTCTGGGGCGGTGCGGTGAATCTCTCGCCCGTCGACGACAAGATAATCCGCGCGGAGACGCCGCTCTCGTTGGACCCGCCCGGGCAACTCATCGCGTCGGTCCTCTCGAAGAAGAAGAGCGCGGGGTCGACGCACGTCGTCGTGGACATTCCGTACGGCGAGGGCGCCAAGATGGAGAGTCTCGCCGAGGCCCGGGAGTTCGCGGTCGACGTCCGTCGCGTCGGGGAACACATCGGGCTGACCGTCGAGTGTGCGATCACGCTCGGGTCACAGCCTATCGGCAGCGGTGTGGGGCCGACGCTGGAGGCGCGCGACGTCCTCGAAACGCTCGACGGCGCGGGGCCGGCCGACCTTCGGCTGAAGAGCATCCGCCTCGCGGACGTGCTGTTCGAGTGCTGTGGTGTCGACGCGGACGCGGCCGCCCTCCTCGACTCCGGCGCGGCCCGCGAGCGGTTCAGGCGCATCGTCGACGCGCAGGGTGGTGACCCGGAGGTCTCGCCCGGCGACCTCGAAGTGGGGAGACACACGCGGGTCGTCCACGCCGACCGCGCCGGCATCGTCACACACATCGACAACCGCCTCGTGAACGACGTCGCGCGGCGGGCGGGCGCACCGAGGGACCACGGCGCCGGCATCGACCTCCACTGCCGCGTCGGTGACACGGTCGAGACCGGCGAACCGCTCTGTACCGTCCACGCAGAGGTGAGCGCCAAGCTCGAGGACGCGTCGTCGCTCGTCGACCGGACCGAGATGATCCGCGTCAGGGGCGCGCGGGAGACGCTCGTCGAACGCGTCTGA
- a CDS encoding ribose 1,5-bisphosphate isomerase has product MGVHREVRETAEAIDTMEIRGAAAIADAAARALRAQARASDADSPEAFRGELRAAARTLFETRPTAVSLPNALRYVLHGIEGATVAALRESVEATVAEFCVRLDHAQADLGEVGANRLRDGDVVMTHCHSTDALACIEVAVDQGKELAAIVKETRPRNQGHITAEELSELGVPVTLIVDSAARHYLNDVDHVLVGADSIAADGSVINKIGTSGLAVNARDRGTPVMVAAQTLKLHPATLTGHTVDIETRDVSEVVDRETRTAIGDPDVANPAFDVTPPRYVDAIVTERGQYPPESVVTLMRELFGEGTTRPWEGA; this is encoded by the coding sequence ATGGGCGTGCACAGGGAGGTCCGCGAGACGGCCGAGGCCATCGACACCATGGAGATTCGAGGAGCGGCGGCCATCGCGGACGCGGCCGCCCGGGCGCTCCGGGCACAGGCGCGAGCGAGCGACGCCGACTCCCCCGAGGCCTTCCGTGGAGAACTGCGAGCCGCCGCGCGGACTCTGTTCGAGACGCGCCCGACGGCGGTGAGCCTCCCGAACGCGCTCCGCTACGTGCTCCACGGCATCGAGGGGGCGACCGTCGCGGCACTGCGCGAGTCGGTCGAAGCGACAGTCGCGGAGTTCTGCGTCCGACTGGACCACGCGCAGGCCGACCTCGGCGAGGTGGGCGCGAACCGTCTCCGCGACGGCGACGTCGTCATGACGCACTGTCACTCGACGGACGCGCTCGCGTGCATCGAGGTCGCTGTCGACCAGGGCAAGGAACTGGCGGCCATCGTCAAGGAGACGCGCCCGCGGAACCAGGGGCACATCACGGCGGAGGAACTGTCGGAACTGGGCGTCCCCGTGACGCTCATCGTCGACAGCGCGGCCCGGCACTACCTCAACGACGTCGACCACGTCCTCGTCGGGGCGGACTCCATCGCCGCCGACGGGAGCGTCATCAACAAGATCGGCACCTCCGGCCTCGCAGTCAACGCCCGGGACAGAGGAACACCGGTGATGGTCGCCGCCCAGACCCTGAAGCTCCACCCGGCGACGCTCACCGGCCACACCGTCGACATCGAGACCCGCGACGTCTCGGAAGTCGTCGACAGGGAGACCCGGACGGCCATCGGCGACCCGGACGTGGCGAACCCGGCGTTCGACGTCACGCCCCCGCGATACGTCGACGCCATCGTCACCGAGCGGGGGCAGTACCCGCCCGAGAGCGTCGTCACGCTGATGCGGGAACTGTTCGGTGAGGGGACGACGCGGCCGTGGGAAGGGGCGTGA
- a CDS encoding sodium:calcium antiporter: protein MLVELALFVVGLVALVVGSDRAVTAAAEVARFYGVSSFFVGVTLISVGTSIPEMVTSVYGAWYGAGDIVVGNIVGSETAQITLAIGIVALVSPIVAERRNVMIYGGAMTLAMVVMLLTLDDGVIQRSEGLLMMLAYVNFVYTLYTNEGGSEVAQEVVEEAEPPERALPWIVGGLVLVVVGGQLLVTNGIAIARLLGVSEFLVGVLTGLGTTTPEIFVAGLAAHRGVSGISVGAILGSNITDPVFSLGVGALVADVVVTDLASVRAAAAYMLVVSLVVLGLFYWRRGIGRRAALVCLALYLPSFLFV from the coding sequence ATGCTGGTCGAACTCGCGCTGTTCGTCGTCGGCCTCGTGGCGCTCGTCGTCGGGTCGGACCGCGCCGTGACGGCCGCGGCCGAGGTCGCTCGCTTCTACGGCGTCTCGTCCTTCTTCGTCGGCGTCACGCTCATCTCCGTCGGAACCTCCATCCCGGAGATGGTGACCTCGGTGTACGGCGCGTGGTACGGCGCGGGCGACATCGTCGTCGGGAACATCGTGGGCTCGGAGACGGCACAGATAACGCTCGCCATCGGCATCGTCGCGCTCGTCTCGCCCATCGTCGCCGAGCGACGGAACGTGATGATCTACGGCGGGGCGATGACGCTCGCGATGGTCGTGATGCTCCTGACGCTCGACGACGGTGTGATCCAGCGGTCGGAGGGGCTCCTGATGATGCTCGCGTACGTGAACTTCGTCTACACACTGTACACCAACGAGGGTGGGAGCGAGGTCGCCCAGGAGGTCGTCGAGGAGGCCGAACCACCCGAGCGCGCGCTGCCGTGGATCGTCGGCGGACTCGTACTGGTCGTCGTCGGGGGACAGTTGCTCGTGACGAACGGCATCGCCATCGCTCGTCTCCTCGGGGTGTCGGAGTTCCTCGTCGGCGTGCTCACCGGTCTCGGGACGACCACGCCCGAGATATTCGTCGCGGGGTTGGCCGCCCACCGGGGCGTCTCGGGCATCTCCGTCGGCGCCATCCTCGGGAGCAACATCACCGACCCCGTCTTCTCGCTGGGCGTCGGCGCGCTCGTCGCCGACGTCGTCGTGACGGACCTCGCGTCGGTCCGGGCGGCGGCGGCGTACATGCTCGTCGTCTCGCTCGTCGTGCTGGGGCTGTTCTACTGGCGTCGCGGCATCGGCCGCCGGGCGGCGCTGGTCTGTCTCGCGCTGTACCTCCCGTCGTTCCTGTTCGTGTGA